One part of the Streptomyces lydicus genome encodes these proteins:
- a CDS encoding metallophosphoesterase: MTQGASQGPMVWTMGGQTPESAPLPGAPSGVPAGAPVPPVGPPLHLPAGTPAPPAAPPVAPPAPPAELPEDYTPTARDLPVVTPGRTDTLIDHQAVVPVPEAASESDAPEGMGPLYVVGDVHGYYDELREALAAEGLIDADGNWAAGNARLWFLGDFTDRGPDGIGVIDLVMQLSAQAAAAGGYCKALMGNHELLLLGAKRFGDTPVQSGAGTASFQAAWLLNGGQKTDMDRLEDHHLQWMARLDAVMEEDGHLLVHSDTTAYLEYGDSIEAVNDTVHDVLTRSDADEVWDLFRKFTKRFAFRDDSGSQAVRELLDAYGGDRVVHGHSPIPYLLGEVGTEDGEGDGIAVDGPHVYADGLAIAMDGGVTMAGKLLVVQLPLAG; the protein is encoded by the coding sequence ATGACTCAGGGGGCCAGTCAGGGACCCATGGTGTGGACCATGGGGGGACAGACTCCGGAGTCCGCTCCGTTGCCCGGAGCGCCTTCCGGCGTGCCCGCCGGAGCCCCCGTTCCGCCCGTCGGTCCGCCGCTCCACCTGCCCGCCGGCACGCCGGCCCCGCCCGCCGCGCCCCCCGTGGCGCCGCCCGCGCCGCCGGCCGAGCTCCCCGAGGACTACACCCCGACCGCCCGCGACCTCCCGGTCGTCACCCCGGGCCGTACGGACACCCTCATCGACCACCAGGCCGTCGTCCCGGTGCCCGAGGCCGCGAGCGAGTCCGACGCGCCCGAGGGCATGGGCCCGCTGTACGTCGTCGGCGATGTGCATGGCTACTACGACGAGCTGCGCGAGGCGCTGGCCGCCGAGGGCCTGATCGACGCGGACGGCAACTGGGCGGCCGGCAACGCCCGGCTCTGGTTCCTCGGCGACTTCACCGACCGCGGCCCGGACGGCATCGGCGTCATCGACCTGGTCATGCAGCTCTCCGCCCAGGCCGCGGCGGCCGGCGGCTACTGCAAGGCGCTGATGGGCAACCACGAGCTCCTGCTGCTGGGCGCCAAGCGGTTCGGCGACACCCCCGTCCAGTCAGGGGCCGGCACCGCCTCCTTCCAGGCCGCCTGGCTCCTCAACGGCGGCCAGAAGACCGACATGGACCGCCTGGAGGACCACCACCTCCAGTGGATGGCTCGGCTGGACGCGGTGATGGAGGAGGACGGGCACCTGCTGGTGCACTCCGACACCACCGCCTACCTGGAATACGGCGACTCCATCGAGGCCGTCAACGACACCGTCCACGACGTGCTGACCCGCAGCGACGCCGACGAAGTGTGGGACCTCTTCCGCAAGTTCACCAAGCGCTTCGCGTTCCGCGACGACTCCGGTTCGCAGGCCGTACGCGAGCTCCTGGACGCCTACGGCGGCGACCGGGTCGTCCACGGCCACAGCCCGATCCCGTATCTGCTGGGCGAGGTGGGCACGGAGGACGGCGAGGGCGACGGCATCGCGGTCGACGGACCGCACGTCTACGCCGACGGGCTGGCGATCGCCATGGACGGCGGCGTCACAATGGCCGGAAAACTGCTGGTCGTGCAACTCCCCCTGGCCGGCTGA
- a CDS encoding LacI family DNA-binding transcriptional regulator, with product MTAAGKHQVSRSTGRRLGRAGIRDVAAAAGVSITTVSDALNGKGRLPDATRSHVREVADRLGYRPSAAARTLRTGKSGLLGLTVTTYGDEPFTFTEFAYFAEMARAATSAALARGYALVILPATSRHDVWSNVALDGTVVIDPADGDPVVTELVRHGIPVVSDGRPGGALPVTGWVDNDHEAAVLGLLDHLADAGARRIGLLTGTTTDTYTRLSTTAYLRWCERVGQDPVYESYPAHDPCAGAVAADRLLARPDRPDAVYGLFDPNGTDLLAAARRYGLRVPEDLLLVCCSESTVYATTEPPITTLSLKPRRIGTAVVQILIDAIEGLDNGRPIEQVIPTDLIVRTSSQRRSPRTTVSPPRGPSGD from the coding sequence ATGACAGCAGCAGGGAAGCACCAGGTGAGCCGGTCAACCGGTCGCCGGCTGGGGCGGGCGGGCATCCGGGACGTGGCCGCCGCAGCCGGTGTGTCGATCACGACCGTCTCCGACGCGCTCAACGGCAAGGGCCGGCTTCCGGATGCCACCCGTAGCCACGTCCGCGAGGTGGCCGACCGGCTGGGCTACCGCCCGTCCGCAGCCGCCCGCACCCTCCGTACCGGCAAGTCCGGCCTCCTCGGCCTGACCGTGACCACGTACGGGGATGAACCTTTCACCTTCACCGAATTCGCGTACTTCGCCGAGATGGCCAGAGCCGCCACCTCCGCGGCCCTGGCCCGCGGATACGCGCTGGTCATCCTCCCCGCGACCTCCCGCCACGACGTGTGGTCCAACGTCGCCCTGGACGGCACCGTCGTCATCGACCCCGCCGACGGGGACCCGGTCGTCACCGAACTCGTCCGGCACGGGATCCCCGTCGTCTCCGACGGCCGCCCCGGCGGCGCCCTGCCGGTCACCGGCTGGGTCGACAACGACCACGAGGCCGCCGTACTCGGCCTGCTCGATCACCTCGCCGACGCCGGCGCCCGCCGCATCGGCCTGCTCACGGGCACGACCACCGACACCTACACCCGGCTGTCGACCACCGCCTACCTGCGCTGGTGCGAGCGGGTCGGCCAGGATCCGGTCTACGAGTCCTACCCCGCGCACGACCCGTGCGCGGGCGCCGTCGCGGCCGACCGGCTGCTCGCCCGCCCGGACCGGCCGGACGCCGTCTACGGCCTCTTCGACCCCAACGGCACCGACCTGCTCGCCGCGGCCCGGCGCTACGGCCTGCGGGTGCCGGAGGACCTGCTGCTGGTCTGCTGCAGCGAGTCCACCGTCTACGCCACCACCGAGCCGCCCATCACCACCCTGTCCCTCAAGCCGCGCCGCATCGGCACCGCCGTCGTCCAGATCCTCATCGACGCCATCGAAGGACTCGACAACGGGCGGCCCATCGAACAGGTGATACCGACCGATCTGATCGTGCGGACCTCGTCCCAGCGACGGTCGCCCCGGACGACCGTCAGCCCGCCACGAGGTCCCTCCGGTGACTGA